The following proteins are encoded in a genomic region of Emys orbicularis isolate rEmyOrb1 chromosome 19, rEmyOrb1.hap1, whole genome shotgun sequence:
- the GTF2F1 gene encoding general transcription factor IIF subunit 1 isoform X3, which yields MTSLGTSSQSVTEYVVRVPKNTPKKYNIMAFNAADKVNFTTWHQAKMERDLSNKKIYQEEEMPESGAGSEFNRKLREEARRKKYGIVLREFKPEDQPWILKVNGKAGRKFKGVKKGGVTENASYYIFTQCPDGAFEAFPVSNWYNFTPVAKHRTLTAEEAEEEWERRNKVLNHFTIMQQRRRKDQDDEEEEKEKKTKKKSSELKIHDLEDDLEMSSDESELSDADGEKAAKPQKKTPLTKKKKKKKGSDDEAFEDSDDGDFEGQEVDYMSDGSSSSQEEAAVGKPKVTKEEDGPKGIDEASESSEESEEEKPAEEKEEEEEEKKAPTPQEKKKKKDSSDESETSEESDIDSEASSALFMAVDSNQGVMPGFKRCLSCQEAIPVSDGHPRCLRCLGEAHVPQKCTHCLNLKARSRKACDLKLKPQMKESLLRPASDPGPGTPPGQRSPSAPAAPHSLRATKRKSTDSSRKDTKKRAPRSPTQEPRKRKRSPARSVALAPTGVILSTYDAPGTSGIVDAGKSKDPKRARLDKTAPSDNRGQEKPKASKMEPTSHKAPGTLAPPAGHSAECRATLALTRPSAPAPTQLTPTVPKTPQEFRFPKDGFVSETPESPPLRTGTAVVHAKPTRSPSPSRTGPPFSSGDEEENDAYSVPSRSCPSRRGAAQLDSSARRRYQEPRGDPTSWYGHPWVPPFMPVPPQWPCWDPWAAYRQQFSRPPDTQREKPRHSPSSSVSRPPEPDGESVKEEEERLKQEATPAPNIPSSSAAKTVVPPPPLSADDDFRQRQELFRRIADSLHIPLEEPRESQCLFLDILPTSTKFGLPIVKTLLDAAKAVWQTPATIPPTCKRAEKKYFVPSKDMEFLSSLPTPNSMVVLAVNERERLRLNNPYDKDWKKLDLLGRKAHSSAALQFRIANYEAFVSRYNHTNYSKLNEFIQYIPEDKRKQFQAVVTEGQLLARTALQASLDAADAAARSIATAAVMRRVSWLRLSGLPKYIQATVEDFPFEGSNLFADKTDDYFRSIRDARETLRALRVSTPVPRRRQNRYHATSRSRTSAFPPPQRDYDPEMTETSQM from the exons ATGACCTCCCTG GGCACGAGTAGCCAGTCGGTTACAGAGTATGTGGTGCGAGTACCCAA AAACACACCCAAGAAGTACAACATCATGGCCTTCAACGCCGCTGACAAGGTCAACTTCACCACCTGGCACCAG GCGAAAATGGAGCGAGATCTCAGCAACAAGAAGATCTACCAGGAAGAGGAGATGCCGGAGTCGGGGGCCGGCAGCGAGTTCAACCGCAAGCTGCGGGAAGAGGCGCGCCGCAAGAAGTACGGCATTGTCCTGCGGGAGTTCAAGCCCGAGGACCAGCCCTGGATCCTCAAGGTCAACGGCAAAGCTGGGCGCAA GTTCAAAGGGGTGAAGAAGGGCGGCGTGACCGAGAACGCCTCCTACTACATCTTCACGCAGTGCCCTGATGGCGCCTTCGAGGCCTTCCCGGTCAGCAACTGGTACAACTTCACCCCCGTGGCCAAGCACCGCACCCTGACGGccgaggaggcggaggaggagtgggagcg GCGGAACAAGGTGCTGAACCACTTCACCATCATGCAGCAGCGGCGGCGGAAGGACCAGGAcgacgaggaggaggagaaggagaagaagacCAAGAAGAAGAGCAGCGAGCTGAAGATCCACGACCTGGAGGACGACCTGGAGATGAGCTCAGACGAGAGCGAGCTGAGTGACGCTGACG GGGAGAAGGCGGCCAAGCCCCAGAAGAAAACCCCGCTgaccaagaagaagaagaagaagaagggctCGGACGACGAGGCCTTCGAGGACAGCGACGACGGAGACTTCGAGGGGCAGGAAGTGGATTACATGTCGGACGGGTCCAG CAGTTCGCAGGAGGAGGCAGCAGTGGGGAAGCCCAAGGTGACGAAGGAAGAGGACGGTCCCAAAG GGATCGACGAGGCTAGCGAGAGCAGCGAGGAGAGCGAGGAGGAGAAACCTGccgaggagaaggaggaggaggaagaggagaagaaggCTCCCACCCCtcaggagaagaagaaaaaaaagg ACAGCAGCGATGAGTCGGAGACGTCCGAGGAGAGCGACATCGACAGCGAAGCATCCTCGGCACTCTTCATGGCG GTTGATTCCAATCAGGGGGTTATGCCCGGATTCAAACGGTGCCTCTCCTGCCAGGAAGCCATCCCCGTCAGCGACGGGCACCCCCGTTGCCTCCGGTGCTTGGGAGAGGCACACGTGCCCCAAAAGTGCACGCACTGCCTTAACCTTAAGGCACGCAGTCGGAAAGCCTGTGACCTGAAGCTAAAACCCCAAATGAAGGAGAGCCTGCTGCGGCCAGCCTCAGACCCTGGTCCTGGGACCCCGCCTGGACAACGGTCACCATCAGCACCAGCTGCTCCACACTCCCTGCGGGCTACAAAGAGGAAATCAACAGATTCCTCACGAAAAGACACTAAAAAACGAGCCCCACGTTCGCCCACCCAGGAGCCGAGGAAAAGAAAGAGGTCCCCAGCGAGATCGGTAGCTTTGGCACCGACAGGTGTAATACTGAGCACCTATGACGCCCCTGGGACCTCCGGTATCGTCGACGCCGGTAAGTCCAAGGACCCCAAGAGGGCAAGACTGGACAAGACTGCACCGTCCGACAACAGAGGCCAGGAAAAGCCCAAAGCCTCAAAGATGGAACCGACCAGCCACAAGGCACCGGGCACTTTGGCGCCGCCTGCTGGGCATTCAGCGGAATGCAGAGCAACCCTGGCGCTGACCAGACCGTCGGCACCAGCACCGACACAACTAACTCCCACGGTACCAAAGACGCCACAGGAGTTTAGATTCCCAAAAGACGGATTTGTCTCTGAGACGCCAGAGTCTCCACCGCTCCGTACCGGGACGGCTGTGGTACATGCCAAACCCACCCGTTCACCATCACCATCCAGGACTGGCCCCCCCTTCTCCAGTGGAGACGAGGAGGAAAATGATGCTTATTCTGTGCCTTCACGCAGCTGCCCTTCGCGTCGGGGCGCTGCACAACTTGACTCTTCTGCCCGCCGTAGGTACCAGGAGCCCAGAGGTGACCCAACATCCTGGTATGGACACCCGTGGGTGCCCCCCTTTATGCCTGTGCCCCCACAGTGGCCTTGCTGGGATCCATGGGCTGCTTACAGGCAACAGTTTTCCAGGCCACCCGATACCCAGAGGGAGAAACCAAGGCACTCCCCATCATCTTCAGTATCCAGACCTCCCGAGCCTGACGGAGAATCtgtcaaggaggaggaggaaaggctCAAGCAGGAAGCTACACCTGCACCCAATATACCGTCGTCCTCGGCGGCCAAAACAGTCGTGCCTCCCCCGCCATTGTCGGCCGATGATGATTTCCGACAGCGTCAGGAGTTGTTCAGACGGATAGCGGATTCTCTCCACATCCCATTAGAGGAACCAAGAGAGTCGCAGTGCTTGTTTCTGGATATACTGCCCACATCCACCAAGTTCGGGCTGCCTATAGTTAAGACCCTCTTAGACGCAGCTAAAGCGGTCTGGCAAACTCCAGCCACAATCCCTCCCACCTGTAAGAGGGCTGAGAAGAAGTATTTTGTCCCCTCAAAGGACATGGAGTTCTTATCTTCGCTGCCCACACCGAATTCAATGGTGGTCTTGGCGGTGAATGAAAGGGAGAGACTACGTCTGAACAACCCGTATGACAAAGATTGGAAGAAACTAGATTTGCTGGGCCGTAAAGCACACTCTTCGGCAGCTCTCCAATTCCGAATTGCCAATTACGAGGCGTTCGTGTCAAGGTATAACCACACAAACTATTCAAAACTGAACGAATTTATTCAATATATCCCAGAGGACAAAAGAAAACAATTCCAGGCAGTCGTGACGGAGGGCCAGCTGCTGGCAAGGACGGCATTGCAAGCGTCCCTAGATGCGGCAGACGCAGCTGCCCGCTCCATAGCAACAGCGGCGGTTATGAGGCGAGTGTCATGGCTACGTCTTTCGGGACTCCCGAAGTACATACAAGCTACAGTGGAGGATTTTCCCTTTGAAGGCTCCAACTTATTCGCCGACAAGACCGATGACTATTTCCGCTCCATCCGGGATGCAAGAGAGACGCTGAGAGCATTGCGTGTCTCCACACCAGTACCAAGGAGACGGCAGAATAGATACCACGCTACCTCGAGATCTCGAACCTCTGCATTTCCCCCACCTCAACGAGACTACGACCCGGAAATGACCGAGACCTCCCAAATGTAA